A genome region from Sphaeramia orbicularis chromosome 19, fSphaOr1.1, whole genome shotgun sequence includes the following:
- the LOC115439647 gene encoding dual specificity protein phosphatase 13-like — protein sequence MSALKGKTKEYLTVKDLQKVLDSCKLHLSQIDEVWPNLYIGNVAVAQNKAVLLRLGITHILNAAHAKQGSIGNQNFYGNDVVYCGIPADDSAHFDLDVYFRPAADFIHKALKSPDGKVLVHCIMGMSRSSTLVLAYLMIYHHMPLKKALQKVVQKRAIYPNRNFLALLLDLELQLTKNKKKKTCQIL from the exons ATGTCAGCTCTGAAAGGAAAGACGAAAGAATATTTGACTGTGAAGGATCTACAGAAGGTTTTGGACTCGTGCAAACTGCATTTAAGCCAAATTGATGAGGTTTGGCCGAATTTATACATAGGAAACGT GGCAGTGGCTCAAAACAAGGCCGTCCTGCTGAGGTTGGGAATAACTCATATCTTAAATGCCGCTCACGCCAAACAAGGCAGCATCGGAAACCAAAACTTTTACGGCAACGACGTTGTGTATTGCGGCATTCCAGCAGATGACTCCGCACACTTTGATCTTGATGTTTACTTCCGACCGGCTGCTGATTTCATCCACAAAGCTCTGAAGTCACCAGATG GGAAAGTCCTGGTGCACTGCATCATGGGAATGAGCCGGTCGTCAACCTTGGTGTTGGCGTACCTCATGATCTACCATCATATGCCACTGAAAAAGGCCCTGCAGAAGGTAGTCCAGAAGAGAGCCATCTACCCCAACAGGAATTTTCTAGCTTTGCTGCTGGATCTGGAGCTGCagctgacaaaaaacaaaaagaaaaaaacatgtcagaTCTTGTGA
- the LOC115410246 gene encoding dual specificity protein phosphatase 13-like: MPRGLSCLGGPEGADGRYETPPASELHRLMWTKKGSSNHLDEVYPRIYIGDMYAAKDKRTLQAHHITHVLNAADGKFNVNTGPSFYRDTKITYHGVEAFDMPSFNLSPFFYPAANFIKNALSSPTGKVFVHCAMGLSRSSTLVLAYLMIHENMTLVDAIKAVSPNRNICPNEGFLEQLRELDRKLHYQGSATSWRNNESKKFLQVITNATKAPTQLNRK; encoded by the exons ATGCCCAGAGGCCTGAGCTGCTTGGGGGGCCCTGAGGGGGCTGACGGCAGGTATGAGACCCCTCCGGCTTCAGAGCTCCATAGGCTCATGTGGACAAAGAAAGGCTCCAGTAACCATCTGGATGAAGTCTACCCTAGGATCTACATCGGAGACAT gtATGCAGCCAAAGACAAGAGGACACTCCAGGCTCACCACATCACCCATGTACTTAACGCCGCTGACGGGAAGTTCAACGTGAACACGGGGCCCAGCTTCTACCGAGACACCAAAATCACTTATCATGGAGTGGAAGCTTTTGACATGCCATCTTTTAACCTGAGTCCCTTCTTTTACCCAGCGGCCAATTTCATCAAGAACGCTTTGAGCTCGCCCACAG GTAAAGTGTTTGTCCACTGTGCGATGGGCCTCAGTCGTTCGTCCACCCTGGTTCTGGCGTATCTGATGATCCACGAGAACATGACGCTAGTGGACGCCATCAAAGCCGTCAGCCCCAACAGGAACATCTGCCCCAACGAAGGCTTCCTGGAGCAGCTGAGAGAACTGGACCGAAAGCTGCACTACCAGGGATCGGCAACGAGCTGGAGAAACAACG AGTCCAAGAAATTCCTGCAAGTCATCACGAATGCAACCAAAGCCCCGACGCAATTAAACAGAAAGTAG
- the LOC115439648 gene encoding dual specificity protein phosphatase 13: protein MKVLYGGKRFGNHVDEVWPNLFIGDMSVANDRYSLWKLGITHVVNAAHGRMHCQGSHDFYGSSVDYYGVPADDSPSFDLSGYFFPSAEYIQTALDTAGARVFVHCAVGVSRSASLVLAYLMIHHHYSLLEAIQKVKERRWIFPNTGFLKQLRALDVKLRETL, encoded by the exons ATGAAGGTTTTATATGGAGGGAAAAGGTTTGGAAACCATGTGGATGAAGTGTGGCCAAACCTTTTCATTGGTGACAT GTCGGTGGCTAACGACCGCTACAGTTTGTGGAAGCTGGGGATCACTCATGTTGTGAACGCAGCTCATGGGAGGATGCACTGTCAGGGCAGTCATGACTTCTACGGCTCctcagtggattattatggggTGCCTGCTGACGACTCTCCGTCCTTTGACCTCTCTGGCTATTTCTTCCCCTCTGCTGAGTATATTCAGACTGCACTCGACACAGCTGGTG cgAGGGTTTTTGTGCACTGTGCTGTTGGAGTGAGCAGGTCTGCCTCTCTAGTCCTGGCCTATCTCATGATCCACCATCACTACTCCTTATTAGAGGCCATTCAGAAGGTGAAAGAACGCAGATGGATTTTCCCAAACACAGGCTTCCTGAAACAGCTGCGAGCTTTGGATGTGAAACTACGTGAAACATTGTGA